Within Lolium rigidum isolate FL_2022 chromosome 5, APGP_CSIRO_Lrig_0.1, whole genome shotgun sequence, the genomic segment CCTCAAATTTGGTCGAGGTTTAGGTTGTGCCGGACCTCACGGGCCGTCCGTTTTGCATTTGAGTCTGTGCGTTGGGGCGCGTTTTTACCCAAAAGGACGCACGCGGACGCGTACccacgttggagatgcccttagagccttTAGCACATCCCATAAACTAACCGCATCTTTTAAGTTTTCGTTCaatattaatattaatatatGGAAACTGCTGGgtgtcccccgggggatctgattccccagcccccgggtccccagccgtcggatcaaccattttgacggttagatttgcatgtagcaaaaaaacacctccggcagcaaaaaaatcacccccggcagcaaatgactgaagcaaaaaacggttcgttcagaaaagaaaataaaaaggctgggctcgccggagacctcgccggagaccacgtagcaaagAAAATGTGCTAATGTAGCAAAAATGTAAATCGTCGGAGACATCGCCGAGAACTCACCGGAGATATCGCCGGAGACATCGCCGGAGACAACATAGCAAACATATTATACAATTGCAGCAAAATCATAGAAAAGTTGTATCAAAAAAAAATACTAATGTAGCAAAACAGAAGAACTGTATTGCACAAAAAAATGATATTGTATCAAAAACACAGCATTTTTTGCAAGGTCTCAGGCGAGATCATTGCTATTGTATCAAGATAAACGTCGCCGGATACATAACTGGAAAAACATAGAACGGTTGTATCAAACAAATCTAGATATGATAGCAAATCCACATAATGCATGTCGCAAAATCTCCATTGACAGCAACGCCGACGGCCGGAGGgagcaactccatcctccattgaCAGCAACGCGGCCGGGCGCACGGAGCAACGCCATCCGCGACTGGTAGCAACACCTCCGGCGGCTGAGGGTGGACCTCGCGGCATCGGCAGCCATAGCCGCACAGGAGAAGGTAGTTTGGGCGGCAGCCCTGGTAGACGTCGGGGATGGGGGCGAGAAGGGAGTCGGCGCCCCGCGGCGGCAGCATCTCTGACCGCGGCGAGGACAGATGAAGGCGCTGCGAGGCGGCCCTGGTCGAGGGGACGCGGCAGACGATGGCCGTGGACGACGGCATTCGGCGGCCGTGGCTCCATCATGCGGCGGCGACCGGCTGCGCAACGGCTCAGCGAACGGCGGTGCAGCGGCacggcgaacggcggcgcagcggctcggcgaacggcggcgcagcGAAGAGCTCGCCGTGCGGTGACCTCCTTTGCTTCTCTCCGTGCGTGTGTGAAAAGGAAGGGGATAGGGATAGGGAGAGGTGAATgtgggtggaccccacccacgtgGGGCGCAGGAGTAGTTTTGATCGTGCGGCCAGGCAACCGGGGGTTGCAAGCGCGTTATCCCCGGGGGAACAGTATCATTTtctttaatatattctctttatcgaaaaagttTTCATTCGATTTCATCCATTAATCAATTTTCGTAATAGGACGTAACTGCTTTGACAGTGGTCAGAAAAGCCCCCGCCCGAACTGGGTATTAGGGTTACGCGGACTCAACCTTTATTCGCGCGGGAAGTTGGGGCACTGAAATTTCATTCCCATCTCATGCAATTTTTTTTCCAGCACATCCTCTCCGCCGCACCGTCACCACTCACCACCTCCCCCTATATTTCTAGGCCACATCAACCACACCATGTTGCCTACGGTGCCTCGCGCCGCATCGGTAGTAGGTCAAATCTTGCGGGCGGACCATGTTTTCTTCCGTGGCGGAGGACTCCAATGGCGGTCGCCATGGATGCGCCATAACCCGCAAAGGTCCGATTCGGCCACGCTCTCGACCTAGGCCGCCGGATTCGAACTCGCAGGTGCTCCTCCTTTCGCCTCGCCCGTTAGCGCCGCCCGAATCGACTGCGCCGCGGTAAGAATCGGTTCGGCATGTTCTTCGAGTAAAGTATATTGCACTTGATTCGATGTTGACATAGATTGTTGTGGATGTCTCCCTCGTTGAGCTACGAGTTTCTTTTCCAGGACTCGTCGTCATCAGACGACTCGGACCTAGAAGAATTGCTCAACGACGACGACAACAAGCACATGATCCTCATCCTCACCGTGAAGGAGATCCAAGATAGAGCCAACCTCAACAGGTGGGCGGATCTATGGCCGGCTGCGTTTGCATCTCACGGAACCGAGCGTTCGGGCACACCACGCTCATGCAAGACAACTTCGCCGAGGCGCCAGCATGCATACCTGCCGTATCTTTTTCGTAGAAGGTACTGGACGTGTCGTAGTTTGTTCGTCGTGATAGTCAAAGCTTGTGAGAGGAATTCACGCTATTTTACTCACCGGAGAAACATTGTCGACGCCATGGGGTTTATTAGCCCTTATAAAAAAAATCTCAGCAGCTATACAGGTGCTCGCATATGGCATCCTGCAGATTATACCGATAAGTATCTTCGCATTGGCTAAGCTACAACCATTCAAGCCGTTTGGATGTTTCCAAGGTTATGATCCAGGTGTTCAGTCCCATGTATCTTCAATCTCCAAATGAAGAAGATACACAAAGATTAATAGCGATGAATGAGAAGAAAGGTAGATTGGGTCAGCATGTTAGGGAGTGTAGATTGTATGCGTTGAAGGTGAAAGAATTGCCCTAACCTAAGGCATGGAATAGACAATATTGCTGTAGAAGTCAGGATGCCACCGTGGAGATAGCCTACCACTCGTGTGCGTAATATGGAAATTAAGTGATGTGATCCCTTGGCGTAATCTTGGGTTTATCTTGGGATATTTAGGACTTTATTTTCCTCATACGAAATTGAGAAACAGTCATGCACTTCTAATGAAACACTAATTGTGTTGTAATTTGTGTTTCGTTGCCTAGGGTCTTTCTACAGAATTAGAATTTTCTCACTAGTtactatatactccctccgttcctttttaattgactcggatttagtacaaatttgtactaaatttgagtcaattaaaaaagaacggagggagtatatgccaGACAATACAGTACCATTACTGAGAAGAGGACAACACGAAAAAAACAATAGCTGGTTTGGAATTACATAAGCCAAGAGTTGATGAAGTGAGACACTTAGAAGACTTGGAGACTTGTACAAAGGGGATGATAGATAAAATCCCCACTCAGAGAAGGTAAACATCGCTTTATTCTCCATAGATAATCACTGCTACAACTTAAAAAAACGTTGAACTTATATCTTGAGGGTCTCGATGAATCTTGTCCCCcgagaaaaatgttcaaataaccCAAGCACGAAATCATTGGCTTTTAGTTTTCTATATCTTGATGGTCGCTTCTCATCTAGCAAACCAGGTGCTGGCTCGAGCATAGTTTCTTTATCCACGGCATAAAACACGGCCAGTGAAAGCCTCTCCTTCTCGGCATTCGTCACCACTCTATGAACTGGGCTCCTAAAGATTCCGTTATTCATTATCTGCATCAAAATTTCACATAGAAGTTAGCAGAGCATTAGGATTCAGGAAATATGATGTACTTTTTGTTCATCGTAGATTATGCAAGAGGAAAGCTTAGCTTGTATTTTGTGGGCACCTACCTCCATGCAGTCTGCCAAGTTAATCACCAATGTGTAAGGCTTGGCTGGAACATTGTACCATTTTCCATCTCTCTGAACTTGCAAACCACCGACATCTTCGTCGACAAAAAGGATGGTAACAAGACCACCATCAGAGTGAGGCTTGAGGCCCAAAACAAGGTCGGGCCTGGGACATGGAGGGTAGTAGTTGAATCTAGCAAACCCGGAAGCCTTGTCTGATATTTGGTTGACGAAGTAATCCTCATCAATCTCCACGAGCTTTGCTATTGATCGCAAGATAAGGTCTCTTACTCTCTTAGTTTTTAGCGCGTACTCATGTAGCACATCCCTGTACAAATATTATAGAATAGTTTAGTCAAATACTCAAATCAGAGATTTTGATTTTTTATTCTATCCGCGTATCTTTTAGGAAAACAATTCATCAACAGATTTCACAAAACAACATCCTGCAAAAAGCATCATAAAGTATACAAAAGTCTACATTCATAAAGACAGGTTGTGTTGAAAACACTTGAATGTTAGCCTAACTTCATTATATGATAACATGGGTCCACCGGCAAATCGAGATCACTGACTAGATCAGAGCTGACTCTTAGTATGGTTTTTAATGTTCTTTCCATGGATATTTTTATGAAATTTCATGGTATCTTACTTTGCAGCTAAGCTAATacaactagtttttttttttaaggaATACTGTTAGCAAAAAAGAAACATCACTGAAGGTAAGGGAGTAGGTAACCTGAAAGATTCCGGGTGAGTAGGCCATTTAGCAAAATTCCTCTCATCTTCTGGCTCCAGTTTCAGATGCAACCGGTCGTTCCAGTCCAGGATCTGATCCTGGCTTCCTATTTTGTCATTTCCATACCCTTCCACCTCGAAGGGCTTGCCCTCCACCACCAAGTTGCTGCATTTCTTCTTCTCTTTGATCGGTTGCCGAAAGAACTCTCTGGACGCGCTCATCATGGCGTCCATAAGAGAGTCTTCGATTCCATGGTTCGTGGCCTAGATAATCAAACAAAACAGTTTCAACAAAAGTTGAATAATAACTGTAGAAACTAAATAAGGTGTGCGCAAGAGAGAGGCTGACCAGAAAGAGGCCCCAGGTCTGCAGAGCTGCCCGGAGCTTGTCGGCCTCGTCTGCGTCCGTCAGACGGCTAAGATCGACGAGAGGGATGGGCTCTGGCATCTCGTCGGCAGTCAGCAGGCCGTGTTGACGGTCTTGCTCCGGCCGCACGTACCGGCTCGGCGGCTCCTGGACGGCCGCCGCCAGCTCTTGCACCGTCTTTGTCACTGTCGCGCCAGACGCAGCCATTCTGTTCTTGGATGTGTGTGTGGTTACTCTGCTCTTGGAGTACCTGAAATTGAAGATAGGGTCCCGTTATGTATAGTCTCGAGTGTGCCTTCATTTCCTTGGTTCTTAGTCGGTTGGTCAGCAAATCTCAAATACTATATGGTTTATTTCCTACGTTCTTAGTCGGTTTGTTAGTAAATCTCAAATACTTTATGGTTTATTTCCTTCGTTCTTACATCATGCATGACGAAATGCACGTGACTTTTCTTCGTCAGTCACTCGCCCATCATGTCGTGCTTAGGTGAGCTGGCTGGAGGAGATCATTCACACGAACGCTATCTTATGTATGAACACCGACATTTCAGGTATAGGGTGTATGTCACAACTCACAATGCCATTTTTGCCAGGAAAGAGGCCTGCCGCCCTGCCCTAGCTTCGCGGCTGGTTAGCCGAGGCGCTGAGGCACCCTGACGACCGCCGGCCAGTCTTGTTCGTTCCCACGCGCGACGTACTGGGTTGGCATGTCGGGCGCGCCGATGTTGGCGAGCTCCTCACCGTCTTTGTCTCCCGCGCTCTCCATGGCGATCTTTGGACTGTGTACCTGCTCCGCGTGTTCGTGTGTGCACTGCAAACATGCCTAAGCTGTTAGCTCCTCCAGTCCACTGCTATCCTGCTCCAAAAACAACACCAATGACCTCTGGCCAGGCTGAGCTGAACTGACCATTGTTCAGATTCAAAGAACTGACTGACAGGTCAGATTTGAGAAAGAATGATTTATGCATACTTTGGTCTCAACTGGCTACACTTGGATATAATTTCCAGGCACAATGCAATTTATGTTCAGGTTAGCATATGAATTCAGTACAAGAATCATTCAATCTTTAAGCCTAAAAGGGGTGAACCATTAATATCAGCAAGAAATAGGGTAAACGGTATCCAAATCAGCGGCAAGAAAAATGAAAACCGAGGGAGTAATTCACAAGGAAAAAACGTAACACTGCAACAATACTGCTGTTCTTACAGATAACTAGACAAAGAAAGAGGGCAAACGATAGGGCATAGCAAGTCCTGGCAATCTAAAGTATTTGCAAGATTTTCTTGTTCAGTTGTTGCCCTGAATTGTGCCAGTTTAGAAAACAACAGCAAGGCTACAATGTTAATATAGAGACTGAGAGTAAAATGTGGTATTTCAGATAGACTTAAGGTGCAGAGTACAGGGATACAATAGTTTTATCCGTAATCCTACACGGAATACAGAACATACACCATGCATATCTTACCCAGCAGTTGCTAGCCTTTGAGATACCAAATTATCTGATAAAACTCCGCTAGTGAAAAATAAACTAGACGCGGGCATAGACTTTCCTATGCAATGGCTGGACTGCATCACCGTCAGACTCACCCAGAATTATCTGGGCATTTGGCCAGGCCTTTTTGAGAGGCAATATTTTTTCAAGAATACCGGATGTGTCCACATGCTTTTCCCGGAGCCATTCTGGTCGATCACTCCTCGATGTAAATAGTAGCAATTGGTTGAGACTAGTAGAGTTTCTCAACACAAGCCTTGCTAGTGTCATCTCATTGTCGCTCCCCTTGAAATTCGTCATCTTGAGCAACTTAAGGTTCTCAAGGAAACCCTTCATTGGCTCTTCCTCTGATTTCCCCCCATCAGATAGCTCTTCATCTGACCAGTCTTCCTCTGATTCCATTTCCTCCGATGCCTCTTCCTCTAgcagctcctcttcctcttctgatGACTCTTCCTCTGGCCCATCTTCCTCAGGTGGTTCTTTCCCTGGCAGCTCCTCCACTGGCTCTAGTAGCTCATCCTCTGATTCTGATGGTTCTAAATCTGGCCGATAATAGTGACTATTTGTTGGAAGCTGCAATAGAGCATAGTAAGCATTAGGGTGATATGTTCACATGGAGAAGAGGAAGGATGAGGGAACGTCTTGATAGGGCTGTGGCAAACTCAGCCTGGAATAATCTTTTTGAGCATAGCAAAGTAATAAATGGAGAGATGATAAAAAGTGATCATCGGCCTGTCTTGGTTGATACTGAATATTTAATTGGAGTTCATGTTTCAAACTCTGGAACAAAACGTTTTGAGGCCCGTTGGCTCCAGGAGGACACAGTTGACCTCATTGTCCaaaatgtatgggcaaaggctgtGGCTCGGGGCTTATGCCCATCACTTAAAGAAAAAACAGCAGAGGTCCATGCAGAATTGCATGCCTGGGACCGTAGAGAATTACAAGCACCACGTCGACGTATTGATGATCTGAAAAAAGAGCTTGAAGAAATTCGGAGAGGCCCAATTACAGATGACTCGATTGCTGAACAGAAAGAGTTACTGTTGAAGATTGAACTGCTTCTTGAGCAGGAAGAGCTGCATTGGTTGCAACGAGGTAGATCAAACTGGCTTAGACACGGCGATAGTAACACTAGTTTCTTTCACAATTTTGCCAGTGCTAGAAGGAAAAGAAATACAATCAAATATATTATTGATGACTCTGCGAATAAATGGGAGGATCCACAAGGTATGAGTAATCTAATCAAATTTTATTTTGAGGGTCTCTTTACTTCGGAGGTGGCTGAACCGTCGGAGGAGGTTCTTAATAAAGTGCCGAGTCGGGTTACATCAGAGATGAACCAAGATCTTATTCGGCCTTTCAGTGAGGAAGAAGTGAGGAAAGCTCTTTTCCAAATAGGAGATTTGAAAGCTCCTGGACCTGATGGGCTACATGCTGTTTTCTATAAAAGGTATTGGAATTTACTTGGGGATGATTTGACAAAGGAAGTTTTAGATGCAGTTAACTTAAGAGTAATACCCGGCGGTTGGAATGACACGGTGGTTGTCCTAATTCCGAAAGTGGAAAATGCAGAAAAAATCACCCAATACCGTCCAATTAGCTTATGTAATGTTGTTTACAAGGTGATCTCAAAAATGTTGGCAAACAGATTGAAGCTCATCTTACCCGAAGTTATTGGACAAAATCAAAGTGCCTTTGTTCCGGGACGTTTGATTACGGATAATATCCTGATTGCATATGAGAGTATTCATACAATAAAAAAGAAGAGAGGAAAGAAGGGTTTATGTGCGGTCAAACTTGATATGCATAAGGCGTATGACCACATAGAGTGGTGTTTTCTGGAAAAAATGATGATCAAACTAGGCTTCCATCCGAGATGGGTGAGCCTAATGATGGCATGCGTCTCCTCAGTAAGATATAAAATTCGGTTCAATTCTAACGAAACTGATTTTTTTACACCATCGAGAGGCATCCGCCAGGGCGATCCTCTATCGCCGTATCTATTCTTGTTATGTGCAGAGGGTTTATCATCAATGCTTAATCATGCTGAGATGAATGAGATTTTGGTTGGAGTGCAGGTCTGTCGTGATGCTCCGAGGGTATCTCACTTACTTTTTGCAGATGATTCCTTGATTTTAATGGAGGCTAATGGAGATAACGCAAGAACTCTCAAGCAAATCCTTGATGATTATTGTGCTAGCTCGGGCCAGCTTGTGAGTGCATCAAAATGTAGTATTTATTTCAGCCCCAATACAAATGTTGATGACAGGGTAGAGGTATGTGAAACCTTGGACATTTGGACTGAATCTCTGAATGATAAATATCTCGGTCTTCCAGCTATGGTTGGGACCGACAGAAGTGATTGTTTCAATCATCTAGTTGAGAGAGTGAAAATTTTGATAAGTGGTTGGAAAGAGAAGATGCTATCCATGGGAGGGAAGGAGGCGCTTAGAAAAGCGGTTGCTCAAGCCATTCCAGTGTTTGCGATGGCAGTATTCAATATTCCCAAAAAAATATGTAAGGGAATCAATGATGCTATATCGCAGCTTTGGTggggtgatgatgatgaccaaaaaaaaatacattggTTGGCATGGTGGAAGTTATGTATTCCAAAGGGTAGAGGAGGTATGGGATTCCGTGATTTACATACTTTCAACACAGCAATGTTGGCAAAACAATGTTGGAGATTGATGGAACAACCTGATTCACTATGTGCAAGAGTTCTTCGCGCTAGGTATTATCCCGATGGAAATCTACTTAATGCGAAATTGAAGAGTGGAAGCTCATATACATGGCAGAGCGTGATATATGGATTGCACGCCTTTAAGCGTGGTTAtatttggagagttggggaaggaAATCAAATCAATATATGGGATGATGCTTGGATCCCTACAAGCCCCACAAGAAAGGTATATACACCAAGAGGACGTATCCTTTTGAGTAAAGTTTCTGATTTGCTTAATCCtatcactggcacttgggatgaaGAGCTTATACGTGAGAATTTCTGGAGCGTGGATGCTAATAGAATTCTTGCAATCCCAATAGCTCCATCTGGGATGCAAGATTTTGTCGCATGGCATTATACAAAGACCGGAATATTCACAGTTCGGTCAGCCTATCATCTTGAGTGGGACTATCAGTTTGGACATCACCATCCGGCCATGAATATTGGTGGCTCCCAAGATAGTCAAGTTTGGAAAAGTTATGGCGCCTAAAGCTACCAGCGAAGATTAAAATATTCGGCTGGCGTGTGTTGCATGGTCTTATACCCTGTTTAGGAGTGTTGGCAAATCGCCACATTGGAAATACTAGCCAATGTCCTATATGCAACTTAGGCTGTGAAGACATCAAGCACACAATTTTTACTTGTCCAAGAGCACTAGAGGTATGGAAAAATCTGGGTATGCTGGATAAAATTAATGATGCTGCACTTGTTGATCGATCGGGATCAATGATTCTAGAACATATAATCCTGAATATGGGGACATGTTTACCCATGGGAGGGATTGGATATCCGGAAATTATTTTGACTGGGGCTTGGTATATTTGGTGGGAGAGGAGGCAAAGTACACATGGTGAAAATGTTCAAACTCCTGTGAGAAGTGCTATGTCTATTGGAGTACTTGCGACAAACTACTGGAGAGCCAAAGATAAAACAATAGAGAAGAAGATCGATTCCTGGAGCTGCCCACCTGATGGTTTCCTTAAGATCAATGTCGATGCGGCATATGATCCTGATCTAGGCAAGGGAGGTCTAGGAGCTATTGTGAGAGATGCTACCGGCAAGTTTGTTGCTGCTAATtgcaaagagctacattttgtcaGCGACGCCATGATGGCAGAGGCTTATGCACTAAGGGAAGGACTATGTTTAGCACAACATCTTGGTTGTAACAAGTTCATCATACAGTCAGACAACTTGCAGGTCATTGATACGATGTTCATGGATGGCTTTTCATCGACGGCGTCCGCAGCAATTTTTGATGATTGTCGTATTCTATCATCTGGTTTTAGGAGGATCAAGTTCGAGCATTGTAATAGGGAAGCCAATGAAGTGGCGCACGAGCTAGCTAGGTATAGTTTTTTGAATCATCTGGATTGTTTTTGGGATGATGATCCTCCTAGCTTTTTATTTCCGAAACTAATAAACGATGTAAGCTTATTtacatatcaataaagctcaccgTATGgccttccctcaaaaaaaaaagcattAGGACGAACTAAATCACAGGAAGAGAAAACAAACAAACTATTAAGTATCATATGAATGCATCTCTCATGGTCATAGTGCAATCTATTTAGCAGCAGAGATGAATCAATCACCTCCAAAAACAGTCTCTCTAATAGAGAGGGGCAGCAGGCGACGAGGAAAACGTAGATGTCCTGCAGGTTGCTGTCATACATCGCAAACATGAGCAGCTGCAGCTCTCTCAGATTCTGCAATTTGCACGGTGCAGCACTTCCGGCCAATGATCTTTCTCGAGCCTTGGCGGACACTCGCTGCAAAGAAGAATTAAGGCTATGAGTAACTGAGCAATGCAATTTGAATGACGGCATGGTGAAATCAGTAAGCAACGAACCCGCAGGGCGCTGCTGCAGAGGGTAAGCACGGTGAGGTCGGAGAGGTTGGTGAGTGCCTGAAGCCAGTTCCTTGGCACCTCAGGAGGCCAGCCAAAGCAGAAGATTGGGGTGCCTGGCCTGTCCTCCCGGGAGTGACCAGCAGATCCACCAAAGCATATGTAGAGGTCGGCGAGCGCGCAGGTAGCTGGGATTGTCAGGGCGCGGATGTAGCAGCCGCTGTATCGGAAGGAGCGAAGGGTGGACGCCTCCATGGTGTAAACGTCCCTCACCCATTCGCACTCCGCGATGGTGAGGCTCCTGAGCTGCGATCCGGCGGCCGCGACGCTGATGAACCGGAGGCCCTCGCAGTAGCACAGCTCGAGGGTGTGGAGGAGAGGGGACGCGGCCACCAGGTTTTCGACGGTGTAGTCGGAGAGCTTGACGCCGTGGAGAGAAATGGCCTCCAGGGCGGAGAAGGTGTGGGATTGAGCGGAGAAGGGCTTGGAGAGGCCGACGAGAATGCCGGCGAGGGCGAGGCGCGTGAGGTAGGGGTCACCTGGCGGCAGGCGGAGCTTGAAAAGAAAGGCGAAGGCGCGGTGGGCGTTGTCCACGCTGaggtcggcgacggagcaggcgGCGGCGTAGTCCAGGATGCGCTGGACGCCGTCGGGCTTGAGCTCCCCGTTGCGGATCTGAAAGGAGAGGGAGAACCGGTCGAAGCGCCGGTGGCTGAGCCGTTCCAGGGACTGGAGgatcggcggcgcggcggtgAGGGTGTCGAGCCGGAGGTCTAGCGAGGAGGGCTCcggccagcggcgcgtccagagcgCGCGCCACTGGGTGGAGAGCGCGCCCGTGCGGACGGCGGATTTGTACGGGAGGAGGCCGAGGATGTGCAGCCGCAGCGCCTCCGGCAGCGCCGAgatgcggtcctcctcctcctccgtcgcggCCTCCGTGTTGCCGATTCCTTGATCCCCTTCATCGTCCGTCCGCCGCCTCTTCGAACCACCACCGGAATCGGACGCCGCCGCCATTCTCTCCTGTTGCCCTCGCCAATTTCACCAGCCGGCCGCCGCGGGGGATTTTCTTCGTGTGCCGCGGGGGATTTGCAGTTTGGGCCGGGTTTACACCCTTCTGAGGTCTATCTGGCCGAGCAATAGGCCCATAATAACGTAAATAAAACACACAACAGTTTGTAGCAATTTGAGCGCATGTATTCAGTATCAAAAAATCTCGTGAACTGACCTAGCCGTCTCCGTGGCGACTAgggttttcttcctccacctccggatCCGATCGGGAGTGGAGTTCACCGGCGATCAGAAATAAGTGCCCGTCTGCTCCTCTTCCTGGGGTCACGCTTGGTGATCCTGGTTGACAGGCTCTTGGGTTCTCTCGTTTTGCTGGGTGCCCGTCTAGGGTTTGGTTGGTTCTCTGGAGCCGCCATGTCTGATCAAAACTCGAGTTCATCACATCAGGCGGAGGGATCAGGATCAAAGAAGGATGAAGCTCTGGATGACATGCTAAAACGTCTAGGGATTGATGAGGACGAGATCGATGATCTTGTTTTCGAGGAAACAAATCTTCCAACAGAAGGCATTAAGTGGTTGGCTATTGCCAgggtgcacacaacaaatttcttCAGTCCGCAGACCTTCGAGCAACACATGCGTGTCGCGTGGAGTCCAGCAAAGGAGGTGAAAATAACAGCTCTTGAACACAATCTTTTTACAATCCAATGTTTTTGCCTTGGTGATTGGTTGAAAATTGAGAAGGGTGGACCGTGGCTCTTCGAGCGAGAATGCAGTTATAATTGAACCATATAATGGTCTATCTCCTGTGGATTCAATTGATTTGAATTACTTTGCTGCTTGGGTTCAGATTCATAAATTACCAATTGGGTACAAGGATCATGCTCTTATTAAAAACTTGTTGGAGAAAAAGGTAGGCAAGGTTGAGTCTATCGAATCTGCTATCCCTGGTGTGAATAATTTCGTCAGAGTGAAAGTAAAGGTAGATGTTCGGAAGGTTCTTGCCCGCTTTGTTACTGTGGTCAGAGGGGGCCAACGGGAATTCTACCAACTGAAATATGAAAAGTTCCCTAAATTTTGTGGTGCATGCGGCTTCATTGGACATACTCATCTAGAGTGTGGTTCGGGAGAACACGATGAGAACGCTCTCAAGTGGGGCGATTGGCTTAAAGCTGAATGGTCTTCTTGGTATGGACGTGGTGGCCAAGGGTTCAGAGGTGGTCGTAATGGCCGTGGAAGGGACCAGGCTGGCATGGGACGGGGAAGAGATATTGGAGGCAGAGGAGTTGTGCCAGCAAGCTGGCGTTTTAATGCCTTGCCTTATAACTCTGGGGTGGGTATACATGAGGATGATCTCCAGGATACAGGGACAAGTCCAGTTAAAGACAGGGAGATGGAAATTGATCAGTCTGTGCTCAGTGGAGAACTGGGAGCAAaaagaagattacatatggatggTAAGCTAGTTAATGGGGGTTCAGAGAAGGACGACCAGAAGGATCACGA encodes:
- the LOC124656907 gene encoding uncharacterized protein LOC124656907, producing MAAASDSGGGSKRRRTDDEGDQGIGNTEAATEEEEDRISALPEALRLHILGLLPYKSAVRTGALSTQWRALWTRRWPEPSSLDLRLDTLTAAPPILQSLERLSHRRFDRFSLSFQIRNGELKPDGVQRILDYAAACSVADLSVDNAHRAFAFLFKLRLPPGDPYLTRLALAGILVGLSKPFSAQSHTFSALEAISLHGVKLSDYTVENLVAASPLLHTLELCYCEGLRFISVAAAGSQLRSLTIAECEWVRDVYTMEASTLRSFRYSGCYIRALTIPATCALADLYICFGGSAGHSREDRPGTPIFCFGWPPEVPRNWLQALTNLSDLTVLTLCSSALRRVSAKARERSLAGSAAPCKLQNLRELQLLMFAMYDSNLQDIYVFLVACCPSLLERLFLELPTNSHYYRPDLEPSESEDELLEPVEELPGKEPPEEDGPEEESSEEEEELLEEEASEEMESEEDWSDEELSDGGKSEEEPMKGFLENLKLLKMTNFKGSDNEMTLARLVLRNSTSLNQLLLFTSRSDRPEWLREKHVDTSGILEKILPLKKAWPNAQIILGESDGDAVQPLHRKVYARMPEPIPLVDLSRLTDADEADKLRAALQTWGLFLATNHGIEDSLMDAMMSASREFFRQPIKEKKKCSNLVVEGKPFEVEGYGNDKIGSQDQILDWNDRLHLKLEPEDERNFAKWPTHPESFRDVLHEYALKTKRVRDLILRSIAKLVEIDEDYFVNQISDKASGFARFNYYPPCPRPDLVLGLKPHSDGGLVTILFVDEDVGGLQVQRDGKWYNVPAKPYTLVINLADCMEIMNNGIFRSPVHRVVTNAEKERLSLAVFYAVDKETMLEPAPGLLDEKRPSRYRKLKANDFVLGLFEHFSRGTRFIETLKI